A region of Equus przewalskii isolate Varuska chromosome 29, EquPr2, whole genome shotgun sequence DNA encodes the following proteins:
- the HDAC10 gene encoding polyamine deacetylase HDAC10 isoform X8, producing MPSRNTGCTGSSSLTGISTTARASSISSRMTPAPGLLSVAQDILPGLPPEAKPRGEDATAPLAGSNTDTLWPQVGMGNADYVAAFLHVLLPLAFEFDPELVLVAAGFDSAVGDPEGQMQATPECFAHLTQLLQVLACGRVCAVLEGGYHLESLSQSVCMMVQALLGDPPLPLSGPMEPHRSALESIQSVRAAQAPHWMSLQQQDAAPVLSPSTRSPEGSISPLLPGGPEFKAPVAQTEAQAMAALSSLLDQLRLYPTPPLRTAVALTELDAALVLPPDVLHWERSAPQKEMQAWARPHEALAQDKSFNALGKVLYLLDSILDGQVSSGIAATPAPAAAATLDVAIQRGLSHRAQRLLCVAVGQLDRPLDLADDGRTLWLNIRGKEAAALSMFHVSTPLPGTTGGFLSYILALVLPLAYGFQPNLVLVALGPAHGLQAPQAALLAALLRVPAGGQVLVLVEEVSWAEWRCCGVTSGERPVTLCFHLCPWPRNPHPSLQGSWSRHCVERAPPAWAPSPGPPQRRCRPWSICEGSCGHSGKCCRWPLLKGCDPVAWRRLGWTSQDGHRDPDPRAGVNRPRTGRPRQCPEAGPASTRRPESPPACADGRPCSPRPGSKQLSESLTLPS from the exons ATGCCAAGCAGAAACACGGGCTGCACAG GATCCTCATCGTTGACTGGGATATCCACCACGGCCAGGGCATCCAGTATATCTTCGAGGATGACCCCAg ctCCAGGCCTTCTGAGTGTAGCCCAGGACATCCTGCCAGGGTTACCCCCAGAGGCCAAGCCCCGGGGTGAAGATGCCACTGCCCCCCTGGCAGGGTCCAACACTGACACCCTGTGGCCGCAGGTCGGGATGGGAAATGCTGACTATGTGGCTGCCTTTCTGCATGTGCTGCTCCCCCTGGCCTTTGAG TTTGACCCTGAGCTAGTGCTAGTCGCGGCAGGATTTGACTCAGCGGTTGGGGATCCTGAG GGGCAGATGCAGGCCACTCCAGAGTGCTTCGCCCACCTCACGCAGCTACTGCAAGTGCTGGCCTGTGGCCGGGTCTGCGCTGTGCTGGAG gGCGGCTACCACCTGGAGTCGCTCTCTCAGTCAGTGTGCATGATGGTGCAGGCACTGCTGGGCGACCCCCCTCTGCCCCTGTCAGGGCCCATGGAGCCACATCGCAG TGCCCTGGAGTCCATTCAGAGTGTCCGGGCAGCCCAGGCCCCTCACTGGATGAGCCTCCAGCAGCAAG ACGCAGCCCCCGTATTGAGTCCCAGCACCCGCTCCCCAGAGGGGAGCATCTCGCCTCTGCTACCCGGGGGGCCCGAATTCAAGGCACCTGTGGCTCAGACTGAGGCTCAGGCCATGGCTGCCTTGAGCTCCCTACTGGACCAGTTGCGCCTCTACCCCACACCCCCTCTCCGCACGGCTGTTGCCCTGACTGAGCTGGATGCAGCCCTTGTCCTGCCCCCTGATGTCCTCCATTGGGAGAGGTCAGCCCCGCAGAAGGAGATGCAGGCATGGGCCAG GCCACATGAGGCCTTGGCCCAGGACAAGTCCTTCAACGCACTCGGGAAGGTCCTGTACCTCTTGGACAGCATCCTGGATGGGCAG GTGAGCAGCGGCATCGCAGCCACCCCGGCCCCTGCTGCAGCTGCCACCCTGGACGTGGCCATTCAGCGTGGCCTGTCCCACAGAGCCCAGAG GCTGCTCTGTGTGGCTGTGGGACAGCTGGATCGGCCCCTGGACCTTGCCGATGATGG GAGGACGCTGTGGCTGAATATCAGGGGCAAGGAGGCAGCTGCCCTGTCCATGTTCCATGTTTCCACACCACTACCAGGG ACAACTGGTGGTTTCCTGAGCTACATCCTGGCCCTGGTGCTGCCCCTGGCCTATGGCTTCCAGCCTAACCTGGTGCTGGTggcactggggccagcccatggcctgCAGGCCCCTCAAGCTGCACTCCTGGCTGCACTGCTGCGGGTGCCAGCAGGGGGCCAAGTCTTGGTACTGGTTGAGGAGGTGAGTTGGGCAGAGTGGAGGTGCTGTGGGGTGACAAGTGGGGAGAGGCCAGTGACTCTCTGCTTccacctctgcccctggcccAGGAATCCACACCCCAGCTTGCAGGGGTCCTGGTCCAGGCACTGCGTGGAGAGGGCccccccagcctgggccccttCTCCAGGGCCTCCCCAGAGGAGATGCAGGCCCTGGAGCATCTGCGAGGGCAGCTGCGGACACAGTGGAAAATGCTGCAGGTGGCCG CTCCTCAAGGGCTGTGACCCGGTCGCCTGGCGTCGGCTGGGGTGGACATCCCAGGACGGACACCGCGATCCCGACCCCAGAGCCGGCGTTAACCGTCCCCGCACAGGTCGCCCGCGGCAGTGTCCTGAGGCCGGCCCTGCGTCCACTCGGCGCCCGGAGTCCCCGCCGGCCTGCGCGGACGGCCGGCCCTGCTCCCCACGCCCCGGCAGTAAACAGTTAAGCGAAAGTCTGACTCTGCCTTCTTGA
- the HDAC10 gene encoding polyamine deacetylase HDAC10 isoform X10, protein MPSRNTGCTGSNTDTLWPQVGMGNADYVAAFLHVLLPLAFEFDPELVLVAAGFDSAVGDPEGQMQATPECFAHLTQLLQVLACGRVCAVLEGGYHLESLSQSVCMMVQALLGDPPLPLSGPMEPHRSALESIQSVRAAQAPHWMSLQQQDAAPVLSPSTRSPEGSISPLLPGGPEFKAPVAQTEAQAMAALSSLLDQLRLYPTPPLRTAVALTELDAALVLPPDVLHWERSAPQKEMQAWARPHEALAQDKSFNALGKVLYLLDSILDGQVSSGIAATPAPAAAATLDVAIQRGLSHRAQRLLCVAVGQLDRPLDLADDGRTLWLNIRGKEAAALSMFHVSTPLPGTTGGFLSYILALVLPLAYGFQPNLVLVALGPAHGLQAPQAALLAALLRVPAGGQVLVLVEEVSWAEWRCCGVTSGERPVTLCFHLCPWPRNPHPSLQGSWSRHCVERAPPAWAPSPGPPQRRCRPWSICEGSCGHSGKCCRWPLLKGCDPVAWRRLGWTSQDGHRDPDPRAGVNRPRTGRPRQCPEAGPASTRRPESPPACADGRPCSPRPGSKQLSESLTLPS, encoded by the exons ATGCCAAGCAGAAACACGGGCTGCACAG GGTCCAACACTGACACCCTGTGGCCGCAGGTCGGGATGGGAAATGCTGACTATGTGGCTGCCTTTCTGCATGTGCTGCTCCCCCTGGCCTTTGAG TTTGACCCTGAGCTAGTGCTAGTCGCGGCAGGATTTGACTCAGCGGTTGGGGATCCTGAG GGGCAGATGCAGGCCACTCCAGAGTGCTTCGCCCACCTCACGCAGCTACTGCAAGTGCTGGCCTGTGGCCGGGTCTGCGCTGTGCTGGAG gGCGGCTACCACCTGGAGTCGCTCTCTCAGTCAGTGTGCATGATGGTGCAGGCACTGCTGGGCGACCCCCCTCTGCCCCTGTCAGGGCCCATGGAGCCACATCGCAG TGCCCTGGAGTCCATTCAGAGTGTCCGGGCAGCCCAGGCCCCTCACTGGATGAGCCTCCAGCAGCAAG ACGCAGCCCCCGTATTGAGTCCCAGCACCCGCTCCCCAGAGGGGAGCATCTCGCCTCTGCTACCCGGGGGGCCCGAATTCAAGGCACCTGTGGCTCAGACTGAGGCTCAGGCCATGGCTGCCTTGAGCTCCCTACTGGACCAGTTGCGCCTCTACCCCACACCCCCTCTCCGCACGGCTGTTGCCCTGACTGAGCTGGATGCAGCCCTTGTCCTGCCCCCTGATGTCCTCCATTGGGAGAGGTCAGCCCCGCAGAAGGAGATGCAGGCATGGGCCAG GCCACATGAGGCCTTGGCCCAGGACAAGTCCTTCAACGCACTCGGGAAGGTCCTGTACCTCTTGGACAGCATCCTGGATGGGCAG GTGAGCAGCGGCATCGCAGCCACCCCGGCCCCTGCTGCAGCTGCCACCCTGGACGTGGCCATTCAGCGTGGCCTGTCCCACAGAGCCCAGAG GCTGCTCTGTGTGGCTGTGGGACAGCTGGATCGGCCCCTGGACCTTGCCGATGATGG GAGGACGCTGTGGCTGAATATCAGGGGCAAGGAGGCAGCTGCCCTGTCCATGTTCCATGTTTCCACACCACTACCAGGG ACAACTGGTGGTTTCCTGAGCTACATCCTGGCCCTGGTGCTGCCCCTGGCCTATGGCTTCCAGCCTAACCTGGTGCTGGTggcactggggccagcccatggcctgCAGGCCCCTCAAGCTGCACTCCTGGCTGCACTGCTGCGGGTGCCAGCAGGGGGCCAAGTCTTGGTACTGGTTGAGGAGGTGAGTTGGGCAGAGTGGAGGTGCTGTGGGGTGACAAGTGGGGAGAGGCCAGTGACTCTCTGCTTccacctctgcccctggcccAGGAATCCACACCCCAGCTTGCAGGGGTCCTGGTCCAGGCACTGCGTGGAGAGGGCccccccagcctgggccccttCTCCAGGGCCTCCCCAGAGGAGATGCAGGCCCTGGAGCATCTGCGAGGGCAGCTGCGGACACAGTGGAAAATGCTGCAGGTGGCCG CTCCTCAAGGGCTGTGACCCGGTCGCCTGGCGTCGGCTGGGGTGGACATCCCAGGACGGACACCGCGATCCCGACCCCAGAGCCGGCGTTAACCGTCCCCGCACAGGTCGCCCGCGGCAGTGTCCTGAGGCCGGCCCTGCGTCCACTCGGCGCCCGGAGTCCCCGCCGGCCTGCGCGGACGGCCGGCCCTGCTCCCCACGCCCCGGCAGTAAACAGTTAAGCGAAAGTCTGACTCTGCCTTCTTGA
- the HDAC10 gene encoding polyamine deacetylase HDAC10 isoform X3 encodes MGTALVYHEDMTAARLLWDDPECEIECPERLTIALERLRQRGLEQRCLRLAAREASEEELGLVHSPEYVALLRGTQALGTGELQALSGQYDAIYFHPSTFHCARLAAGAALQLVDAVLTGAVQNGLALVRPPGHHSQRAAANGFCVFNNVAIAAKHAKQKHGLHRILIVDWDIHHGQGIQYIFEDDPSVLYFSWHRYEHGRFWPYLQESDTDAVGQGQGRGFTVNLPWNQVGMGNADYVAAFLHVLLPLAFEFDPELVLVAAGFDSAVGDPEGQMQATPECFAHLTQLLQVLACGRVCAVLEGGYHLESLSQSVCMMVQALLGDPPLPLSGPMEPHRSALESIQSVRAAQAPHWMSLQQQDAAPVLSPSTRSPEGSISPLLPGGPEFKAPVAQTEAQAMAALSSLLDQLRLYPTPPLRTAVALTELDAALVLPPDVLHWERSAPQKEMQAWARPHEALAQDKSFNALGKVLYLLDSILDGQVSSGIAATPAPAAAATLDVAIQRGLSHRAQRLLCVAVGQLDRPLDLADDGRTLWLNIRGKEAAALSMFHVSTPLPGTTGGFLSYILALVLPLAYGFQPNLVLVALGPAHGLQAPQAALLAALLRVPAGGQVLVLVEEVSWAEWRCCGVTSGERPVTLCFHLCPWPRNPHPSLQGSWSRHCVERAPPAWAPSPGPPQRRCRPWSICEGSCGHSGKCCRWPLLKGCDPVAWRRLGWTSQDGHRDPDPRAGVNRPRTGRPRQCPEAGPASTRRPESPPACADGRPCSPRPGSKQLSESLTLPS; translated from the exons ATGGGGACCGCACTCGTGTACCACGAGGACATGACGGCCGCCCGGCTGCTCTGGGACGA CCCCGAGTGTGAGATAGAATGTCCTGAGCGCCTGACTATAGCCCTGGAGCGCCTGCGGCAGCGCGGCCTGGAGCAGAGGTGTCTACGCTTGGCTGCCAGAGAGGCCTcggaggaggagctgggcctggTGCACAG CCCCGAGTATGTGGCCCTCTTGCGCGGGACCCAGGCCTTGGGCACTGGGGAGCTCCAGGCACTGTCTGGACAGTATGACGCCATCTACTTCCATCCG AGTACCTTCCACTGTGCCCGGCTGGCTGCAGGGGCTGCACTGCAGTTAGTGGATGCTGTGCTGACTGGAGCTGTGCAAAATGGGCTCGCTCTGGTGAG GCCTCCTGGGCACCACAGCCAGAGGGCTGCCGCCAATGGGTTTTGCGTGTTCAACAATGTGGCAATAGCAGCCAAACATGCCAAGCAGAAACACGGGCTGCACAG GATCCTCATCGTTGACTGGGATATCCACCACGGCCAGGGCATCCAGTATATCTTCGAGGATGACCCCAg CGTCCTTTATTTCTCCTGGCACCGCTACGAGCATGGGCGCTTCTGGCCCTATCTTCAAGAGTCAGATACAGATGCTGTCGGGCAGGGGCAGGGCCGCGGCTTCACTGTCAACTTGCCCTGGAACCAG GTCGGGATGGGAAATGCTGACTATGTGGCTGCCTTTCTGCATGTGCTGCTCCCCCTGGCCTTTGAG TTTGACCCTGAGCTAGTGCTAGTCGCGGCAGGATTTGACTCAGCGGTTGGGGATCCTGAG GGGCAGATGCAGGCCACTCCAGAGTGCTTCGCCCACCTCACGCAGCTACTGCAAGTGCTGGCCTGTGGCCGGGTCTGCGCTGTGCTGGAG gGCGGCTACCACCTGGAGTCGCTCTCTCAGTCAGTGTGCATGATGGTGCAGGCACTGCTGGGCGACCCCCCTCTGCCCCTGTCAGGGCCCATGGAGCCACATCGCAG TGCCCTGGAGTCCATTCAGAGTGTCCGGGCAGCCCAGGCCCCTCACTGGATGAGCCTCCAGCAGCAAG ACGCAGCCCCCGTATTGAGTCCCAGCACCCGCTCCCCAGAGGGGAGCATCTCGCCTCTGCTACCCGGGGGGCCCGAATTCAAGGCACCTGTGGCTCAGACTGAGGCTCAGGCCATGGCTGCCTTGAGCTCCCTACTGGACCAGTTGCGCCTCTACCCCACACCCCCTCTCCGCACGGCTGTTGCCCTGACTGAGCTGGATGCAGCCCTTGTCCTGCCCCCTGATGTCCTCCATTGGGAGAGGTCAGCCCCGCAGAAGGAGATGCAGGCATGGGCCAG GCCACATGAGGCCTTGGCCCAGGACAAGTCCTTCAACGCACTCGGGAAGGTCCTGTACCTCTTGGACAGCATCCTGGATGGGCAG GTGAGCAGCGGCATCGCAGCCACCCCGGCCCCTGCTGCAGCTGCCACCCTGGACGTGGCCATTCAGCGTGGCCTGTCCCACAGAGCCCAGAG GCTGCTCTGTGTGGCTGTGGGACAGCTGGATCGGCCCCTGGACCTTGCCGATGATGG GAGGACGCTGTGGCTGAATATCAGGGGCAAGGAGGCAGCTGCCCTGTCCATGTTCCATGTTTCCACACCACTACCAGGG ACAACTGGTGGTTTCCTGAGCTACATCCTGGCCCTGGTGCTGCCCCTGGCCTATGGCTTCCAGCCTAACCTGGTGCTGGTggcactggggccagcccatggcctgCAGGCCCCTCAAGCTGCACTCCTGGCTGCACTGCTGCGGGTGCCAGCAGGGGGCCAAGTCTTGGTACTGGTTGAGGAGGTGAGTTGGGCAGAGTGGAGGTGCTGTGGGGTGACAAGTGGGGAGAGGCCAGTGACTCTCTGCTTccacctctgcccctggcccAGGAATCCACACCCCAGCTTGCAGGGGTCCTGGTCCAGGCACTGCGTGGAGAGGGCccccccagcctgggccccttCTCCAGGGCCTCCCCAGAGGAGATGCAGGCCCTGGAGCATCTGCGAGGGCAGCTGCGGACACAGTGGAAAATGCTGCAGGTGGCCG CTCCTCAAGGGCTGTGACCCGGTCGCCTGGCGTCGGCTGGGGTGGACATCCCAGGACGGACACCGCGATCCCGACCCCAGAGCCGGCGTTAACCGTCCCCGCACAGGTCGCCCGCGGCAGTGTCCTGAGGCCGGCCCTGCGTCCACTCGGCGCCCGGAGTCCCCGCCGGCCTGCGCGGACGGCCGGCCCTGCTCCCCACGCCCCGGCAGTAAACAGTTAAGCGAAAGTCTGACTCTGCCTTCTTGA
- the HDAC10 gene encoding polyamine deacetylase HDAC10 isoform X11 — protein MGNADYVAAFLHVLLPLAFEFDPELVLVAAGFDSAVGDPEGQMQATPECFAHLTQLLQVLACGRVCAVLEGGYHLESLSQSVCMMVQALLGDPPLPLSGPMEPHRSALESIQSVRAAQAPHWMSLQQQDAAPVLSPSTRSPEGSISPLLPGGPEFKAPVAQTEAQAMAALSSLLDQLRLYPTPPLRTAVALTELDAALVLPPDVLHWERSAPQKEMQAWARPHEALAQDKSFNALGKVLYLLDSILDGQVSSGIAATPAPAAAATLDVAIQRGLSHRAQRLLCVAVGQLDRPLDLADDGRTLWLNIRGKEAAALSMFHVSTPLPGTTGGFLSYILALVLPLAYGFQPNLVLVALGPAHGLQAPQAALLAALLRVPAGGQVLVLVEEVSWAEWRCCGVTSGERPVTLCFHLCPWPRNPHPSLQGSWSRHCVERAPPAWAPSPGPPQRRCRPWSICEGSCGHSGKCCRWPLLKGCDPVAWRRLGWTSQDGHRDPDPRAGVNRPRTGRPRQCPEAGPASTRRPESPPACADGRPCSPRPGSKQLSESLTLPS, from the exons ATGGGAAATGCTGACTATGTGGCTGCCTTTCTGCATGTGCTGCTCCCCCTGGCCTTTGAG TTTGACCCTGAGCTAGTGCTAGTCGCGGCAGGATTTGACTCAGCGGTTGGGGATCCTGAG GGGCAGATGCAGGCCACTCCAGAGTGCTTCGCCCACCTCACGCAGCTACTGCAAGTGCTGGCCTGTGGCCGGGTCTGCGCTGTGCTGGAG gGCGGCTACCACCTGGAGTCGCTCTCTCAGTCAGTGTGCATGATGGTGCAGGCACTGCTGGGCGACCCCCCTCTGCCCCTGTCAGGGCCCATGGAGCCACATCGCAG TGCCCTGGAGTCCATTCAGAGTGTCCGGGCAGCCCAGGCCCCTCACTGGATGAGCCTCCAGCAGCAAG ACGCAGCCCCCGTATTGAGTCCCAGCACCCGCTCCCCAGAGGGGAGCATCTCGCCTCTGCTACCCGGGGGGCCCGAATTCAAGGCACCTGTGGCTCAGACTGAGGCTCAGGCCATGGCTGCCTTGAGCTCCCTACTGGACCAGTTGCGCCTCTACCCCACACCCCCTCTCCGCACGGCTGTTGCCCTGACTGAGCTGGATGCAGCCCTTGTCCTGCCCCCTGATGTCCTCCATTGGGAGAGGTCAGCCCCGCAGAAGGAGATGCAGGCATGGGCCAG GCCACATGAGGCCTTGGCCCAGGACAAGTCCTTCAACGCACTCGGGAAGGTCCTGTACCTCTTGGACAGCATCCTGGATGGGCAG GTGAGCAGCGGCATCGCAGCCACCCCGGCCCCTGCTGCAGCTGCCACCCTGGACGTGGCCATTCAGCGTGGCCTGTCCCACAGAGCCCAGAG GCTGCTCTGTGTGGCTGTGGGACAGCTGGATCGGCCCCTGGACCTTGCCGATGATGG GAGGACGCTGTGGCTGAATATCAGGGGCAAGGAGGCAGCTGCCCTGTCCATGTTCCATGTTTCCACACCACTACCAGGG ACAACTGGTGGTTTCCTGAGCTACATCCTGGCCCTGGTGCTGCCCCTGGCCTATGGCTTCCAGCCTAACCTGGTGCTGGTggcactggggccagcccatggcctgCAGGCCCCTCAAGCTGCACTCCTGGCTGCACTGCTGCGGGTGCCAGCAGGGGGCCAAGTCTTGGTACTGGTTGAGGAGGTGAGTTGGGCAGAGTGGAGGTGCTGTGGGGTGACAAGTGGGGAGAGGCCAGTGACTCTCTGCTTccacctctgcccctggcccAGGAATCCACACCCCAGCTTGCAGGGGTCCTGGTCCAGGCACTGCGTGGAGAGGGCccccccagcctgggccccttCTCCAGGGCCTCCCCAGAGGAGATGCAGGCCCTGGAGCATCTGCGAGGGCAGCTGCGGACACAGTGGAAAATGCTGCAGGTGGCCG CTCCTCAAGGGCTGTGACCCGGTCGCCTGGCGTCGGCTGGGGTGGACATCCCAGGACGGACACCGCGATCCCGACCCCAGAGCCGGCGTTAACCGTCCCCGCACAGGTCGCCCGCGGCAGTGTCCTGAGGCCGGCCCTGCGTCCACTCGGCGCCCGGAGTCCCCGCCGGCCTGCGCGGACGGCCGGCCCTGCTCCCCACGCCCCGGCAGTAAACAGTTAAGCGAAAGTCTGACTCTGCCTTCTTGA
- the HDAC10 gene encoding polyamine deacetylase HDAC10 isoform X9 produces the protein MPSRNTGCTGSSSLTGISTTARASSISSRMTPGSNTDTLWPQVGMGNADYVAAFLHVLLPLAFEFDPELVLVAAGFDSAVGDPEGQMQATPECFAHLTQLLQVLACGRVCAVLEGGYHLESLSQSVCMMVQALLGDPPLPLSGPMEPHRSALESIQSVRAAQAPHWMSLQQQDAAPVLSPSTRSPEGSISPLLPGGPEFKAPVAQTEAQAMAALSSLLDQLRLYPTPPLRTAVALTELDAALVLPPDVLHWERSAPQKEMQAWARPHEALAQDKSFNALGKVLYLLDSILDGQVSSGIAATPAPAAAATLDVAIQRGLSHRAQRLLCVAVGQLDRPLDLADDGRTLWLNIRGKEAAALSMFHVSTPLPGTTGGFLSYILALVLPLAYGFQPNLVLVALGPAHGLQAPQAALLAALLRVPAGGQVLVLVEEVSWAEWRCCGVTSGERPVTLCFHLCPWPRNPHPSLQGSWSRHCVERAPPAWAPSPGPPQRRCRPWSICEGSCGHSGKCCRWPLLKGCDPVAWRRLGWTSQDGHRDPDPRAGVNRPRTGRPRQCPEAGPASTRRPESPPACADGRPCSPRPGSKQLSESLTLPS, from the exons ATGCCAAGCAGAAACACGGGCTGCACAG GATCCTCATCGTTGACTGGGATATCCACCACGGCCAGGGCATCCAGTATATCTTCGAGGATGACCCCAg GGTCCAACACTGACACCCTGTGGCCGCAGGTCGGGATGGGAAATGCTGACTATGTGGCTGCCTTTCTGCATGTGCTGCTCCCCCTGGCCTTTGAG TTTGACCCTGAGCTAGTGCTAGTCGCGGCAGGATTTGACTCAGCGGTTGGGGATCCTGAG GGGCAGATGCAGGCCACTCCAGAGTGCTTCGCCCACCTCACGCAGCTACTGCAAGTGCTGGCCTGTGGCCGGGTCTGCGCTGTGCTGGAG gGCGGCTACCACCTGGAGTCGCTCTCTCAGTCAGTGTGCATGATGGTGCAGGCACTGCTGGGCGACCCCCCTCTGCCCCTGTCAGGGCCCATGGAGCCACATCGCAG TGCCCTGGAGTCCATTCAGAGTGTCCGGGCAGCCCAGGCCCCTCACTGGATGAGCCTCCAGCAGCAAG ACGCAGCCCCCGTATTGAGTCCCAGCACCCGCTCCCCAGAGGGGAGCATCTCGCCTCTGCTACCCGGGGGGCCCGAATTCAAGGCACCTGTGGCTCAGACTGAGGCTCAGGCCATGGCTGCCTTGAGCTCCCTACTGGACCAGTTGCGCCTCTACCCCACACCCCCTCTCCGCACGGCTGTTGCCCTGACTGAGCTGGATGCAGCCCTTGTCCTGCCCCCTGATGTCCTCCATTGGGAGAGGTCAGCCCCGCAGAAGGAGATGCAGGCATGGGCCAG GCCACATGAGGCCTTGGCCCAGGACAAGTCCTTCAACGCACTCGGGAAGGTCCTGTACCTCTTGGACAGCATCCTGGATGGGCAG GTGAGCAGCGGCATCGCAGCCACCCCGGCCCCTGCTGCAGCTGCCACCCTGGACGTGGCCATTCAGCGTGGCCTGTCCCACAGAGCCCAGAG GCTGCTCTGTGTGGCTGTGGGACAGCTGGATCGGCCCCTGGACCTTGCCGATGATGG GAGGACGCTGTGGCTGAATATCAGGGGCAAGGAGGCAGCTGCCCTGTCCATGTTCCATGTTTCCACACCACTACCAGGG ACAACTGGTGGTTTCCTGAGCTACATCCTGGCCCTGGTGCTGCCCCTGGCCTATGGCTTCCAGCCTAACCTGGTGCTGGTggcactggggccagcccatggcctgCAGGCCCCTCAAGCTGCACTCCTGGCTGCACTGCTGCGGGTGCCAGCAGGGGGCCAAGTCTTGGTACTGGTTGAGGAGGTGAGTTGGGCAGAGTGGAGGTGCTGTGGGGTGACAAGTGGGGAGAGGCCAGTGACTCTCTGCTTccacctctgcccctggcccAGGAATCCACACCCCAGCTTGCAGGGGTCCTGGTCCAGGCACTGCGTGGAGAGGGCccccccagcctgggccccttCTCCAGGGCCTCCCCAGAGGAGATGCAGGCCCTGGAGCATCTGCGAGGGCAGCTGCGGACACAGTGGAAAATGCTGCAGGTGGCCG CTCCTCAAGGGCTGTGACCCGGTCGCCTGGCGTCGGCTGGGGTGGACATCCCAGGACGGACACCGCGATCCCGACCCCAGAGCCGGCGTTAACCGTCCCCGCACAGGTCGCCCGCGGCAGTGTCCTGAGGCCGGCCCTGCGTCCACTCGGCGCCCGGAGTCCCCGCCGGCCTGCGCGGACGGCCGGCCCTGCTCCCCACGCCCCGGCAGTAAACAGTTAAGCGAAAGTCTGACTCTGCCTTCTTGA